In the genome of Paenibacillus pabuli, one region contains:
- a CDS encoding undecaprenyl-diphosphate phosphatase has product MEDIVLWLKYVLLGIVQGATEPIPVSSSGHLIIVQRLLGMEQNGLSFEILTNTASLIAIMFIFREDIIKLIVGGWRFLISRNAEYRADFMFCLYIIIGTLPAAIGAVLFKDKIEEIFTSVYTVAISLLITGVALWLIRNLRGRKRDGDLSAKDAVLVGLAQAVALIPGISRSGATVIASIAVGMKQETALKFSFMLYIPISIGGVILGASDIVTDPHRAQLAIPYILAFITTLFVTYFSMRWFMGIMARGNLIYFSYYCFVVGILLLIFL; this is encoded by the coding sequence ATGGAAGACATAGTTTTGTGGTTGAAATATGTGTTATTAGGTATCGTACAAGGGGCTACAGAGCCTATTCCGGTTTCTTCAAGCGGGCATTTGATTATTGTTCAACGATTGCTTGGCATGGAGCAGAACGGATTATCCTTTGAAATTTTGACGAACACAGCCTCATTGATTGCCATTATGTTTATCTTTCGTGAAGATATTATAAAACTTATTGTAGGAGGCTGGAGATTCCTAATCTCTCGCAATGCGGAGTACAGAGCAGATTTCATGTTTTGTCTATACATAATCATTGGTACCCTACCCGCTGCGATCGGGGCTGTGCTATTCAAGGATAAAATTGAAGAAATATTCACTTCAGTCTATACGGTTGCGATCAGTTTACTGATCACGGGGGTTGCGCTGTGGCTCATTCGAAACCTTCGCGGGCGCAAAAGAGATGGCGATTTGTCGGCGAAAGACGCAGTACTGGTGGGTCTGGCTCAAGCGGTGGCTCTTATTCCGGGAATAAGCCGCTCTGGTGCAACAGTCATTGCATCTATTGCTGTCGGGATGAAACAAGAAACGGCGTTGAAATTTTCCTTTATGCTCTACATTCCAATTAGCATCGGCGGGGTAATATTAGGGGCATCTGACATCGTAACCGATCCGCACCGAGCGCAGTTGGCTATACCTTACATTTTAGCGTTCATTACGACCCTTTTCGTCACCTATTTTTCAATGAGATGGTTCATGGGAATTATGGCAAGAGGAAACTTGATTTACTTTTCATACTATTGCTTTGTAGTCGGAATTCTTTTACTTATTTTTTTGTAA
- the bshB2 gene encoding bacillithiol biosynthesis deacetylase BshB2, whose translation MNNKQIEHQRILVVFPHPDDEAFTASGTLAKYIKGGAQVTYACLTLGEMGRNMGIPPFANRVTLPIIRKDELIESSNAIGIQDLRMLGFHDKMIEFEDPELLDGHILALIKELNPSLVITFYPGYSVHPDHDATGAAVTRTIGRLPAEERPIVYCCAFSNNHEESIGKADVIEDVSGFLAEKMASIRAHRSQFQAPELVGKRELDDEQIRNRFGREAFWTYKFD comes from the coding sequence ATGAATAACAAACAGATTGAACATCAGCGCATTTTAGTTGTGTTTCCCCATCCCGATGATGAAGCATTCACTGCTTCTGGAACGTTGGCGAAGTACATAAAAGGCGGTGCTCAAGTCACTTATGCTTGCCTGACTCTAGGGGAGATGGGACGTAATATGGGCATCCCTCCATTTGCCAACCGGGTCACCTTGCCAATAATCCGTAAGGATGAACTCATAGAGTCCTCCAATGCGATTGGTATTCAAGACTTAAGGATGCTCGGTTTTCATGATAAAATGATCGAGTTTGAAGACCCTGAGCTGCTAGATGGCCACATTTTGGCCCTGATCAAGGAGCTTAACCCTTCACTGGTCATTACTTTCTATCCGGGCTATAGTGTGCATCCCGATCATGATGCCACCGGAGCTGCGGTTACGCGAACGATTGGCCGATTGCCGGCTGAAGAGAGACCTATCGTCTACTGCTGTGCATTCTCGAACAATCACGAGGAGAGCATCGGGAAAGCGGATGTGATTGAGGATGTGAGCGGATTCCTTGCCGAGAAAATGGCATCGATTCGAGCTCACCGTTCGCAATTCCAAGCGCCTGAACTTGTCGGCAAGCGGGAATTGGATGATGAACAAATCCGAAATCGGTTTGGAAGAGAAGCGTTTTGGACCTATAAGTTCGATTAA
- a CDS encoding enolase C-terminal domain-like protein, translating to MAKITRIECIRTRHDGSWTIVKISTDQDGLYGLGSASDLYNPEAVVQVIEQLLAPLLMGRDASQIEDLWHLMHMSGYWRNGAILQTAIGGIDMALWDIKGKEANLPVYQLLGGACRSAVPCYGHAGGADISELKEDVSRFMEEGYTVIRVQMGGYGGGGFVSGKDANLPREPWSSGPVFDEHAYLQAIPDMFEKLRLEFGNGLQFTHDVHEHLSPIHAIQLSKRLEPYHLFFLEDALAPEQIGWYRQLRQQSATPQAVGELFVNPQEWTGLIQEKLIDFIRVRVSKAGGISACRKIATMGEAYGVRTAWQEGGENDPVNQAAAVHLDMALWNFGIQEINHFKPQELQAFPGHIVREGGYLYPSNKPGLGIELDEVKAESLRSDSWDTNKYYRPYPLDRKADGTLVRP from the coding sequence ATGGCTAAAATTACACGGATAGAATGCATACGTACAAGACATGACGGAAGCTGGACAATTGTGAAGATTTCGACGGATCAGGATGGTCTTTATGGACTGGGCTCCGCTTCCGATCTTTATAATCCTGAAGCGGTGGTACAGGTCATCGAACAACTTCTGGCACCATTACTCATGGGGAGGGATGCATCCCAGATTGAAGATTTGTGGCATCTCATGCATATGAGCGGATATTGGAGAAACGGAGCAATTCTTCAGACCGCCATTGGTGGAATTGATATGGCACTGTGGGATATCAAGGGCAAGGAAGCAAATCTTCCGGTATATCAATTGTTGGGAGGGGCCTGCCGTTCGGCAGTTCCCTGTTATGGCCATGCCGGAGGCGCTGATATCAGCGAGCTGAAAGAAGATGTTTCTCGTTTTATGGAAGAAGGGTATACGGTCATTCGAGTGCAGATGGGAGGTTACGGAGGCGGGGGATTTGTCAGCGGCAAGGATGCGAATTTGCCACGCGAGCCATGGAGCAGCGGTCCTGTATTCGATGAACATGCGTATCTGCAAGCCATTCCTGACATGTTCGAGAAGCTGAGGCTGGAATTCGGGAACGGGCTTCAATTTACCCATGATGTGCATGAACATCTTTCTCCCATTCATGCCATTCAACTGTCGAAGCGGCTTGAGCCTTATCATCTTTTCTTTCTGGAAGATGCACTTGCTCCGGAACAAATCGGATGGTATCGACAGCTTCGTCAGCAAAGCGCGACGCCGCAGGCAGTGGGAGAGTTATTTGTGAATCCTCAGGAATGGACCGGTCTGATTCAGGAGAAGTTGATCGATTTTATCAGAGTTCGGGTATCGAAAGCAGGCGGAATCAGCGCTTGCCGCAAGATCGCTACAATGGGAGAAGCCTATGGAGTACGTACAGCCTGGCAGGAGGGCGGGGAGAATGATCCCGTTAACCAGGCAGCTGCTGTCCATCTGGATATGGCTCTGTGGAACTTTGGGATCCAGGAAATCAATCATTTTAAACCTCAGGAGTTGCAGGCTTTCCCGGGACATATCGTCAGAGAGGGCGGATATCTGTATCCTTCCAATAAACCGGGACTAGGCATTGAACTGGATGAAGTGAAGGCCGAATCATTACGAAGTGACTCGTGGGATACCAACAAATATTATCGGCCGTATCCTCTGGACCGCAAAGCGGATGGGACATTGGTTCGACCATAA
- a CDS encoding YojF family protein translates to MQPIEPQDIQHRIDQLLDQDLYLHLELTSGAYASHFDSTRHPGSAFISNAVIRYTQGSISGTGPYRVGLKTTHGWIYAEGLTHIDELEQERLILAGHDSQGKLVVALQLSRELF, encoded by the coding sequence ATGCAGCCAATAGAGCCTCAAGACATCCAACACCGGATCGATCAACTTCTCGATCAGGACCTATATTTACACCTCGAACTCACGTCAGGTGCTTACGCCAGTCACTTCGATAGCACCAGGCATCCGGGGTCGGCATTCATTTCCAATGCGGTCATACGATATACGCAAGGATCGATCTCGGGCACGGGCCCGTACCGAGTTGGCTTAAAGACCACTCACGGCTGGATATACGCTGAAGGACTTACACACATTGACGAGCTGGAACAAGAACGACTTATTCTAGCTGGTCACGATAGTCAAGGAAAGCTGGTTGTAGCTTTACAACTTAGTCGGGAATTGTTCTGA
- a CDS encoding family 43 glycosylhydrolase — protein MRKKSRFMFTLLVILLMVSSVPLPATAYQNPQTLPDEWGQYGLGDPYVLKFNGYYYLYVSTRDTDDGVKVWSSKDLVNWSYRGLAATDPITHGAYAPEVIYWNGMFYMYTSPAGKGHYVLSSTSPTGPFNVVTGNLGKSIDGNVFIDDDGSFSFYHAAQGRIDAAPMSSPTEIGASASTGVGMGGWTEGSTVFKRNGKYYMTYTGNHVFSKGYRVDVAVSTTGPRSGYVTDSTNPVLIRTEGPTVGLGHNSVVTGPNLDTHYMMYHNLEGNGIIGPLRHLNMDRIVWNNDKMIVQGPTSTDQPNPEMPVFYDYFDRSAIGSNWSNVNGGNWGIYNQELMWQNSMGSSTWYKQVTASRSAADYTAEFNMKEMNRGTSTNPRYGATFSYTDENNYGVALISSKNKRLETFFRINGVDQAWQTFDLPADFNYSKWHNIRIEKSGSTFKYYVDGMFKATRTANVGAGKIGVLTEDTHADFGYTAFNNDVNGSSAWNASKPIPGTIEAVHYMKGGEGVAYHDTTAGNLGGAYRTDAGDIRLNNEGLFNLGWNQTGEWYKYKVNVESSGYYDIDFRMATSLDGAQIRLWDGTTDLTGIVNIPNTGGWDNWKTVSKKKVYLNAGQRELKVEFVTGEADFSRMTFQKNADVTSLSDNFNDGDDNGWTRFEGTWAVENGEYSAASSGPAKSTIGDSQWADYTVESDIKMIDTGGDGGLLVRVSNASHGTERGQNNYDALQGYYAYLTTSGVSLGKMNYNWALLKSNAQSYSTNTWYHMKVVVKGTNIKVFVDDMVNPKIDYTDNSLNPFTHGKIGVRTANKHTHFDNVSVSP, from the coding sequence GTGAGAAAAAAGAGTAGATTTATGTTCACGCTGTTGGTCATTTTATTAATGGTTTCGTCGGTACCACTCCCTGCCACAGCCTATCAAAATCCGCAAACCTTACCGGATGAATGGGGACAATATGGACTCGGTGACCCCTATGTATTGAAATTCAATGGATACTACTACCTGTATGTAAGCACTAGAGATACGGACGATGGTGTTAAAGTCTGGAGCTCCAAAGACCTTGTGAACTGGTCGTATCGTGGATTAGCTGCCACAGATCCTATTACGCACGGAGCTTATGCTCCTGAGGTCATTTATTGGAATGGCATGTTCTATATGTATACATCACCTGCCGGAAAAGGTCATTACGTACTGAGCAGCACGAGTCCTACCGGACCCTTCAATGTAGTCACTGGCAATCTTGGAAAGTCGATTGACGGTAATGTGTTCATTGACGATGATGGCTCGTTCAGCTTCTATCACGCCGCGCAAGGCCGCATCGATGCAGCACCGATGAGCAGCCCCACTGAGATCGGAGCGAGTGCTTCAACAGGAGTCGGGATGGGAGGCTGGACGGAGGGTTCAACCGTCTTCAAACGAAATGGAAAATACTATATGACCTATACAGGTAACCACGTATTTAGCAAAGGATATCGGGTGGATGTGGCAGTTAGCACCACAGGTCCAAGGTCAGGATATGTAACTGATAGCACAAACCCGGTATTAATTCGTACAGAGGGCCCAACCGTGGGATTGGGACACAACTCGGTAGTTACAGGACCTAACCTGGATACTCACTATATGATGTATCATAATTTGGAAGGCAACGGAATAATCGGACCGCTGCGGCATCTGAACATGGACCGAATTGTATGGAACAACGACAAGATGATCGTGCAAGGTCCGACTTCAACGGATCAACCCAATCCGGAAATGCCGGTTTTCTACGACTACTTCGATCGTTCTGCGATCGGGAGCAATTGGTCCAATGTGAATGGCGGGAATTGGGGCATCTACAATCAGGAACTCATGTGGCAAAATTCTATGGGCAGCTCAACTTGGTATAAACAAGTGACGGCTTCAAGAAGCGCAGCTGATTATACCGCTGAATTTAACATGAAGGAAATGAATCGGGGTACGTCCACCAATCCGAGATACGGCGCTACATTCTCTTATACGGATGAGAATAATTATGGAGTTGCATTGATCAGTTCGAAAAACAAAAGACTTGAGACATTTTTCCGAATTAACGGAGTGGATCAGGCTTGGCAAACATTCGATCTGCCTGCCGACTTCAATTATTCGAAATGGCATAACATACGGATAGAAAAATCGGGATCAACGTTTAAATACTACGTAGATGGCATGTTTAAAGCAACGCGTACCGCCAATGTAGGTGCAGGCAAAATTGGTGTTCTGACAGAGGATACGCATGCGGACTTCGGCTACACTGCCTTTAATAACGATGTGAATGGAAGCAGTGCATGGAATGCTTCCAAGCCGATTCCAGGCACAATCGAGGCTGTTCATTATATGAAAGGTGGCGAAGGTGTCGCTTATCACGATACAACGGCTGGGAATCTGGGCGGAGCTTATCGGACCGATGCCGGAGATATTCGCCTGAATAACGAAGGACTGTTTAACTTAGGCTGGAATCAGACCGGAGAATGGTATAAATACAAAGTAAACGTGGAGTCAAGTGGATACTATGATATTGATTTTCGTATGGCTACCTCGTTGGACGGGGCCCAAATCCGGCTGTGGGATGGTACGACCGACTTAACGGGTATCGTCAATATACCTAATACGGGTGGATGGGATAATTGGAAAACCGTATCGAAGAAAAAGGTCTATTTAAACGCAGGGCAGCGGGAGTTAAAGGTTGAATTCGTAACAGGCGAGGCCGATTTCTCAAGAATGACGTTTCAGAAAAATGCTGATGTGACAAGCTTAAGCGATAATTTTAACGACGGAGACGATAACGGATGGACCAGGTTTGAAGGAACTTGGGCGGTAGAGAACGGTGAATACAGTGCAGCGAGCTCCGGACCTGCCAAATCCACAATCGGGGATTCGCAATGGGCAGATTATACGGTGGAGTCCGATATCAAGATGATCGATACAGGGGGTGACGGAGGCTTGCTCGTCAGAGTATCCAACGCATCCCACGGCACGGAGCGAGGCCAGAACAATTATGATGCTCTACAAGGATATTACGCCTATCTGACTACAAGCGGAGTCAGTCTGGGCAAGATGAATTATAATTGGGCCCTGCTCAAGAGCAATGCACAATCGTATTCAACCAATACCTGGTATCATATGAAAGTTGTCGTTAAGGGCACAAACATCAAAGTTTTTGTGGATGACATGGTCAACCCGAAGATCGATTATACCGACAACAGCCTGAATCCGTTCACGCATGGCAAAATCGGTGTCAGAACAGCTAATAAGCACACGCATTTCGATAATGTATCTGTTTCTCCTTGA
- a CDS encoding family 43 glycosylhydrolase produces MTTNHNGFQTTRQKTTSMNPAITSIYTADPSAHVWNDGKIYIYASHDMDPARGCDLMDRYHVFSSEDMVHWLDEGEILRSDDVSWGRPEGGFMWAPDCAYKNGTYYFYYPHPSDSNWNDSWKIGVATSSYPAHGFTDQGYIEGLGGFALIDPCVLVDDDNSAYIYYGGGSVCLGGKLNEDMVSLEDGMTEMQGLEDFHEAAWVFKRNNLYYLTYADNLEDNNRMRYATSETPLGPWTYRGIFLEPTGCSTTHGSVVEFKGQWYLFYHNQAISGEGTLRSVCIDYLEFNEDGSIRPVVQTREGVSSVGLAPVPAQQRKIYAGAASQVFGGAEIRKLQSGQTVVGNLQSSEAYALFKNVDGGEGGRASVELQYATGERLAKLHLTVNDKDYSLLNALSTGGLQEFGGVTNITVPLEQGNVNTIKISGGHGEINLLSLTVTPLFD; encoded by the coding sequence ATGACTACTAACCATAATGGCTTTCAAACCACACGCCAAAAGACTACATCCATGAATCCAGCAATCACATCTATTTATACAGCAGACCCATCTGCTCATGTATGGAATGACGGTAAAATTTATATTTACGCTTCTCATGATATGGACCCAGCCCGAGGCTGTGATCTCATGGACAGATATCATGTATTTTCCTCGGAAGATATGGTTCACTGGTTGGACGAAGGGGAAATACTCCGTTCGGATGACGTTTCCTGGGGCAGACCGGAGGGCGGCTTCATGTGGGCGCCTGACTGTGCGTACAAGAATGGGACCTATTACTTCTATTATCCGCATCCGAGCGATTCGAACTGGAATGATTCCTGGAAAATCGGGGTTGCCACCAGCAGTTACCCGGCACATGGCTTTACGGATCAGGGATATATCGAGGGTCTTGGCGGGTTTGCATTGATTGACCCATGTGTACTTGTAGACGATGACAACAGCGCCTATATCTATTATGGTGGCGGCAGTGTCTGTTTGGGAGGCAAGCTCAATGAAGATATGGTATCCCTGGAAGATGGCATGACAGAAATGCAAGGGCTTGAAGACTTTCACGAAGCAGCCTGGGTATTCAAAAGAAACAATCTGTATTACCTTACCTATGCGGATAATCTGGAAGACAACAACCGTATGAGATACGCAACAAGCGAAACCCCGCTTGGTCCGTGGACGTATCGTGGCATTTTTTTGGAGCCAACCGGCTGTTCGACGACCCATGGTTCTGTAGTGGAATTCAAAGGACAATGGTATCTTTTTTATCACAATCAAGCCATATCTGGGGAGGGCACACTTCGCAGCGTATGTATTGACTATCTGGAGTTTAATGAGGATGGTTCCATCAGACCTGTGGTTCAGACGAGGGAGGGTGTGTCCTCCGTCGGTCTAGCTCCGGTTCCTGCCCAGCAACGGAAGATTTATGCGGGCGCAGCTAGCCAAGTTTTTGGTGGCGCTGAAATCAGGAAATTGCAATCCGGGCAAACCGTGGTCGGGAATCTTCAATCCTCAGAAGCGTACGCTTTGTTTAAAAATGTAGATGGAGGCGAAGGCGGCAGAGCATCGGTTGAGCTTCAGTATGCGACAGGCGAGCGACTGGCCAAATTGCATCTGACGGTCAATGACAAGGACTATTCCTTGCTGAATGCGCTATCTACTGGCGGTTTGCAGGAATTTGGCGGGGTCACCAATATCACCGTTCCTTTGGAGCAAGGTAATGTTAACACAATCAAAATTTCAGGTGGACATGGCGAGATCAATCTTTTAAGTCTCACCGTTACCCCGTTGTTTGATTAA
- a CDS encoding deoxyribonuclease IV — translation MKSSDLLIGSHVSFGGKEMLLQASKEAASYGATTFLMYTGAPQNSKRKPISQYNIEAGHIHMKQQGISNIVVHAPFLINLANSYKREVFDFSVQFLRDEIERTASLGSNQLVLHPGAHVNAGVDIGIRQIIRGLNEVLQDDNYSEVQISLETMAGKGTECGASFEELAQIVDGVQRNERLSICLDTCHVHDAGYDIVHHFDGVLEQFDKVLGLDRLKVLHINDSKNVRGSRKDRHENIVHGHIGLQALDYIVHHPQLVSLPKLLETPSIGKIKYKSAPYQHEISLLRRECSEPVQKEEDSLANIK, via the coding sequence ATGAAAAGTAGTGATCTGCTCATTGGATCTCATGTATCCTTTGGAGGTAAAGAAATGCTTCTGCAGGCGAGTAAGGAAGCCGCTTCTTATGGTGCAACCACATTTCTGATGTATACCGGCGCACCTCAGAATTCGAAAAGAAAACCTATTTCGCAATATAATATAGAAGCAGGCCATATTCATATGAAGCAGCAGGGCATTTCCAATATTGTCGTGCATGCTCCATTCCTCATTAATCTGGCCAACAGTTACAAACGAGAAGTATTTGATTTTAGTGTACAATTCCTGCGGGATGAGATTGAGAGAACGGCTTCACTTGGATCAAATCAGCTTGTTCTTCATCCCGGTGCCCATGTTAACGCAGGGGTAGACATCGGCATTCGGCAAATTATCCGGGGATTAAACGAAGTATTACAGGACGACAATTACTCTGAGGTCCAGATTTCGTTGGAGACGATGGCTGGAAAAGGAACAGAATGTGGAGCAAGCTTTGAAGAACTGGCACAGATTGTCGATGGCGTGCAGCGGAATGAACGACTCTCCATATGTCTGGATACTTGTCATGTTCATGATGCCGGATACGATATTGTTCATCATTTTGATGGGGTTCTGGAGCAATTTGACAAGGTACTAGGCCTTGATCGATTGAAAGTGCTGCACATCAATGATTCCAAAAATGTGCGGGGATCGAGGAAAGATCGCCATGAGAACATTGTGCATGGACATATCGGGCTTCAAGCTTTGGATTATATCGTGCATCACCCCCAGCTTGTGTCACTTCCAAAACTGCTTGAGACGCCGTCGATTGGCAAAATAAAATATAAAAGTGCACCTTATCAACATGAAATTTCCCTGTTAAGAAGAGAGTGCTCCGAGCCTGTGCAGAAGGAAGAGGATTCTTTAGCAAACATTAAATAG
- a CDS encoding carbohydrate-binding protein, protein MLNSMQKNKRVLAFASAALLFLTLCLSISPSIVSAASAFNQTQASSYNSQSGVQLESSSEGGQNVAFIDNGDYIVFNNVDFGSGANSIDVRVASNNSGGTIEVRLDSLNGTLAGTVAVPGTGGWQSWQTKSGSISGATGVHTVYLKFTGGTGNLFNLLWFKFSSSAAGSGGDVIGKLYAGYQGWFNAAGDGSPNGGWVHWSKNSSAPSANNTVNFELYPDLREYSKLYQTSLANLGNGSPAKLFSSYDQETVNKHFEWMQTYNIDGAALQRFGADESDTPNNWKSNRDSVAVKVKNAAEAYNRKFYVMYDITGMNASNWVQAVKHDWTTNVVNNMHLPSSSAYAKQNGKMVVCIWGIGFTDRPGTASEAADLIGWFKNQGIYVIGGVPTYWRTGNNDSRSDFMNVYKSLDMISPWSVGRFGNIQEADNFKTNLLQPDLAFTQQNGIDYQPVIWPGFAWSNMTGGAKNQIPRLHGDFMWRQAYNLKSIGINTGYIAMFDEYDEGTAVAKAAENSSMIPSNQYFLSLDADGVAVSSDFYLRLAGDINRMFKNQIPVTANHPTSHQ, encoded by the coding sequence ATGCTAAATTCCATGCAAAAAAACAAGAGGGTATTGGCTTTTGCAAGTGCGGCATTATTGTTTCTTACGTTGTGTTTGTCTATTTCTCCTTCCATCGTGTCGGCAGCATCCGCGTTTAATCAAACGCAGGCTTCCAGTTACAACAGTCAATCCGGGGTTCAGCTCGAAAGTTCAAGCGAGGGCGGGCAAAATGTCGCATTTATCGACAACGGCGATTACATTGTATTCAACAATGTGGATTTTGGCAGCGGTGCCAATTCAATCGACGTGAGAGTGGCCAGCAATAACAGTGGCGGTACGATTGAGGTCCGTCTGGATAGCCTAAACGGGACACTTGCGGGTACTGTTGCAGTTCCAGGTACGGGTGGATGGCAATCCTGGCAAACCAAATCCGGGTCGATCAGTGGTGCCACTGGTGTACACACGGTCTATCTTAAATTCACTGGCGGAACCGGAAATTTGTTCAATCTTCTCTGGTTCAAATTCAGTTCATCCGCTGCAGGCAGCGGAGGCGATGTCATAGGCAAACTGTATGCCGGATATCAAGGCTGGTTCAACGCAGCTGGAGACGGCTCGCCGAACGGAGGCTGGGTGCACTGGTCCAAAAATAGCAGTGCTCCATCAGCAAATAACACTGTGAATTTCGAACTGTACCCGGACCTTCGGGAATATTCCAAGCTGTATCAGACAAGTTTGGCGAACCTCGGCAATGGTTCTCCTGCCAAGCTGTTCTCCTCATACGATCAGGAAACGGTTAACAAGCATTTTGAGTGGATGCAGACCTACAATATTGACGGGGCGGCATTGCAACGGTTCGGTGCAGATGAGAGCGATACACCTAACAATTGGAAAAGCAACCGGGACAGCGTAGCCGTCAAAGTTAAGAATGCAGCGGAAGCCTATAATCGCAAGTTCTATGTCATGTACGACATTACGGGAATGAATGCGAGCAATTGGGTGCAGGCGGTCAAGCATGACTGGACGACCAATGTCGTGAACAACATGCACCTTCCATCATCTTCGGCCTATGCAAAGCAGAACGGCAAGATGGTGGTCTGCATCTGGGGTATTGGGTTTACGGATCGTCCGGGTACTGCTTCAGAAGCGGCCGATTTAATCGGTTGGTTTAAGAACCAGGGGATCTATGTCATCGGCGGCGTGCCTACGTATTGGAGAACGGGTAACAATGACTCCCGATCCGACTTCATGAACGTCTACAAATCGTTGGATATGATCTCGCCTTGGTCCGTTGGCCGCTTCGGTAATATTCAGGAAGCCGACAATTTCAAAACAAATTTACTTCAGCCTGACCTGGCCTTCACCCAGCAGAATGGAATTGATTATCAGCCCGTTATCTGGCCGGGTTTCGCATGGTCCAACATGACCGGTGGTGCAAAAAACCAAATCCCGCGTTTACATGGTGACTTCATGTGGAGGCAGGCCTACAATCTGAAGAGTATTGGTATCAATACCGGATATATCGCGATGTTTGACGAATACGATGAAGGTACTGCCGTTGCTAAGGCGGCAGAGAACAGCTCCATGATTCCATCCAATCAATATTTTCTGTCGCTAGATGCCGACGGTGTAGCTGTATCTTCGGACTTTTATCTCCGACTTGCAGGGGACATCAACCGCATGTTCAAAAACCAGATTCCAGTGACGGCAAACCATCCAACGAGTCATCAATAG
- a CDS encoding NAD-dependent epimerase/dehydratase family protein translates to MKTIAVTGGGGKLGSQVIEKLQLQGYDVVSLDNHLSDRGRCRQIIVDLNDYGQVVGALAGVDAIIHLAAIPAPLHYPHTYIFANNTLSGYHVLEAASLLGIEKVVMGSSESSYGFAWANKSFAPDYFPVDEQHPQQPQECYGLSKIVNEATAEMFHRRSGMQVISLRFSMIVGPGEYSHLAITKAETFKHILWSYIDIRDAVDACLAALYVKYDGAVHVNVTANDTLSDRQTAELLNTFYPDVKDLRTSFSNREAIVSNGMAKEVLSWGPKHSWTDEE, encoded by the coding sequence ATGAAGACGATTGCAGTTACAGGCGGAGGCGGTAAGCTGGGTTCACAGGTCATTGAGAAGCTGCAATTACAGGGTTATGATGTCGTATCGCTGGATAATCACCTGTCAGACCGGGGCCGCTGCAGACAGATTATTGTCGATCTGAACGATTATGGTCAAGTCGTGGGAGCGCTTGCCGGAGTGGATGCCATCATCCATCTGGCTGCGATTCCTGCGCCGCTTCACTACCCGCACACCTATATTTTCGCTAATAATACTCTTTCCGGCTACCATGTGCTGGAGGCGGCCTCTTTGCTCGGTATAGAAAAGGTGGTCATGGGCTCCAGCGAATCATCCTACGGGTTTGCCTGGGCAAACAAGTCCTTTGCACCCGATTATTTCCCAGTGGATGAACAACATCCGCAGCAGCCGCAGGAATGTTACGGTCTGTCCAAGATCGTTAATGAGGCCACTGCCGAGATGTTTCATCGGAGAAGTGGGATGCAGGTCATTTCACTCCGTTTTTCGATGATTGTGGGACCGGGAGAGTACAGTCATCTGGCTATTACGAAGGCGGAAACATTCAAGCACATATTGTGGAGTTACATTGATATTAGAGATGCCGTCGATGCGTGTTTGGCTGCTCTATATGTCAAATATGATGGGGCTGTTCACGTTAATGTTACCGCTAATGATACGTTAAGCGATCGCCAAACGGCAGAACTGCTGAACACCTTTTATCCCGATGTAAAAGACCTGCGGACATCTTTCTCTAATCGAGAAGCCATTGTCAGCAATGGAATGGCAAAAGAGGTTCTATCCTGGGGACCGAAGCATTCGTGGACGGATGAAGAATAG